In a genomic window of Ralstonia insidiosa:
- a CDS encoding sensor histidine kinase has translation MTNTVGGVPADNPGRWPARVWQYLATSLTSAALLDEESAARLRRIRFVGALGVLGHPLYFVIWSVVFPQPYENVWLRAVCTLLFIPLLFANRLSQYKWLPAYALFAITAGLPFAFIFFYLENAGTMVWAESVVIAVVILFHFSTAFALISLISGAFAATALFLLAGNAVAAFPWHALLEQIPVVAFVVAVLVVIKLDRQILAEQKQRGVALALGTVAHELRTPLASLALTARGIQDRLPKLVPPDHPDLPAVQHAVERMRTDVVRANNSIELLVANSKDPQTVSINWFDPHEAICSAIAAFPFEPGTRELVSIAPSIGVRVLGNASLFEHIITNLTKNALEAIQRVGKGDLHFSYERSSRGVEIVVRDTGSGISSTVLKRMFEPFFSYPAHRGTGIGLMFCRKVLRGWGASISCKSVEHEYTEFRIRFPNPR, from the coding sequence ATGACGAACACAGTGGGTGGAGTCCCCGCAGACAATCCGGGTCGCTGGCCGGCCCGCGTCTGGCAGTACCTCGCGACCTCGTTGACGAGCGCGGCACTGCTTGACGAAGAGAGCGCGGCGCGGCTGCGCCGCATCCGCTTCGTGGGTGCGCTGGGGGTGCTCGGCCACCCGTTGTACTTCGTGATCTGGTCGGTCGTTTTTCCGCAGCCGTATGAGAACGTCTGGCTGCGCGCCGTGTGCACGCTGCTGTTCATTCCGTTGCTGTTTGCCAACCGGCTGTCGCAATACAAGTGGCTGCCGGCCTATGCATTGTTTGCCATTACGGCTGGGCTGCCGTTTGCCTTCATCTTCTTCTATCTCGAGAACGCCGGGACGATGGTGTGGGCGGAGTCGGTGGTCATTGCCGTCGTCATCCTGTTCCATTTCAGTACGGCGTTCGCGCTGATCTCGCTCATCAGTGGGGCGTTTGCTGCGACGGCGCTGTTCTTGCTGGCCGGCAACGCGGTGGCAGCGTTTCCGTGGCATGCGCTGCTGGAGCAGATACCGGTGGTGGCGTTTGTCGTGGCCGTGCTCGTCGTCATCAAGTTGGACCGCCAGATCCTGGCCGAGCAGAAACAGCGCGGTGTGGCGCTGGCGCTGGGCACCGTGGCCCATGAGTTGCGCACGCCGCTGGCCAGCCTAGCCCTGACAGCGCGCGGCATTCAGGATCGCTTGCCCAAGCTGGTGCCGCCCGACCACCCAGACCTGCCGGCGGTGCAGCATGCGGTCGAGCGCATGCGTACCGATGTGGTGCGTGCCAACAACAGCATCGAGTTGCTGGTCGCCAATTCAAAAGATCCGCAGACCGTCAGCATCAACTGGTTTGATCCGCACGAGGCGATCTGCTCAGCCATTGCGGCCTTTCCTTTTGAGCCTGGGACGCGGGAGCTGGTGTCGATTGCACCGAGCATCGGAGTGCGGGTGCTGGGCAACGCGAGCTTGTTCGAGCACATCATCACCAACCTGACCAAGAACGCGCTGGAGGCCATCCAACGCGTGGGCAAGGGGGATCTTCACTTCAGCTATGAGAGGTCGTCGCGCGGGGTGGAGATCGTCGTACGCGATACCGGTTCGGGCATCTCGTCGACCGTGCTCAAGCGGATGTTCGAGCCGTTCTTCTCCTACCCAGCGCATCGCGGCACGGGGATCGGCCTGATGTTCTGCCGCAAGGTGTTGCGTGGCTGGGGCGCCAGCATCTCGTGCAAGTCGGTCGAGCACGAGTACACCGAATTCCGCATCCGCTTCCCGAACCCGCGCTGA